A window of the Jeotgalibacillus aurantiacus genome harbors these coding sequences:
- a CDS encoding NADH-dependent flavin oxidoreductase, with translation MIQMSKPFLDSFTFKNGVTLKNRLFMAPMTNFSSKDNGEVTQEELDYYRVRSGGVGTVLTAVANVTDDGKGFHGEIGAHRDDLVPSLKLLADTIKGEGAKAILQIFHAGRMAPPELLPDNQTVSASAVAPEREGAMTPRELTNDEIETIIKAFGDATRRAIEAGFDGVEIHGANTYLIQQFFSPHSNRREDKWGGSVEKRMTFPLAVIDEVNKTVKEFGNDSFIVGYRLSPEERENPGITMEDTLTFVDRLAKEDLDYLHVSVQDFHQGSMRDEADTASRVQLVHDRVGSQIPIIGVGSLHTPDDVAKAMAGGVPLIALGREIIVEPDWVQKVESGKESDIRTSLSVDDREKLTVPEPLWKAIVNTKGWFPVKEHQNA, from the coding sequence ATGATTCAAATGAGCAAACCATTTTTAGATTCATTTACCTTTAAAAACGGCGTAACGTTAAAAAACAGATTGTTCATGGCACCGATGACGAATTTTTCGTCTAAAGATAATGGAGAAGTCACACAGGAAGAACTTGACTACTATCGCGTGCGTTCAGGCGGCGTTGGCACTGTGCTGACTGCTGTGGCAAACGTAACGGATGACGGCAAAGGCTTCCACGGGGAAATCGGCGCACACCGTGACGACCTTGTACCAAGCCTGAAATTACTTGCTGACACGATCAAAGGAGAAGGCGCAAAAGCGATCCTGCAAATTTTCCACGCAGGCCGTATGGCACCGCCGGAATTGCTCCCGGATAACCAGACCGTCAGCGCAAGTGCAGTCGCACCGGAGCGTGAAGGCGCAATGACACCACGCGAGCTGACAAATGATGAAATCGAAACGATTATTAAAGCATTTGGCGACGCAACACGCCGCGCGATTGAAGCAGGCTTTGACGGTGTTGAAATTCACGGCGCCAACACCTACCTGATTCAGCAATTCTTCTCACCACATTCAAATCGCCGTGAAGATAAATGGGGCGGATCCGTTGAAAAGCGCATGACATTCCCATTGGCGGTCATTGATGAGGTGAATAAAACAGTGAAGGAATTCGGCAATGACTCCTTTATTGTCGGTTACCGTTTATCACCGGAAGAACGCGAAAACCCTGGTATCACAATGGAAGACACGTTAACATTTGTAGATCGTCTTGCAAAAGAAGACCTAGACTATCTCCACGTATCCGTACAGGACTTCCATCAGGGCTCTATGCGCGACGAAGCAGATACAGCATCACGCGTTCAGCTCGTCCACGACCGTGTCGGAAGCCAGATCCCAATCATCGGAGTAGGCTCACTGCACACACCCGACGACGTAGCCAAAGCCATGGCAGGAGGCGTGCCACTCATCGCACTCGGCCGCGAAATCATCGTCGAGCCGGACTGGGTACAAAAAGTCGAATCAGGCAAAGAAAGCGACATCCGCACCTCTTTATCCGTCGACGACCGTGAAAAACTCACCGTCCCAGAACCGCTATGGAAAGCAATCGTCAACACAAAAGGCTGGTTCCCGGTTAAAGAGCACCAAAACGCCTAG
- a CDS encoding M23 family metallopeptidase: MILLKIGVWLIVFIFLFPASALAQETKREDLLKERLSYYNLYQHQAVPWYYLAAVDQFERNIQPVRSDLEKKEGPLSLTIPDDKWFGPLHPDQSNLSPYFISFFGGIGLDANGDGKADPNDPEDIFGSMADFIQQFDSFEQAMTYYYERKESIRQVMTISEIYQHFNSLDLYQHVFPLAKNYEYSYRSTWGDKRGWGGRRMHEGTDLFAGYGTPVLATTYGKIEELGWNDYGGWRVGLRDIHNVYHYYAHLSGFEKGLKKGNYVKPGDRLGYVGSSGYGKEGTSGKFPPHMHYGLYMENGRTQWAFDPYPSLKVWEKNDQP, from the coding sequence GTGATTTTATTGAAAATTGGAGTATGGCTTATTGTATTCATATTTTTATTCCCTGCCTCCGCGCTGGCTCAAGAAACAAAGCGGGAGGACCTGCTGAAGGAACGATTAAGCTATTACAACCTTTATCAGCATCAGGCTGTACCGTGGTATTACCTGGCTGCTGTTGATCAGTTTGAACGCAATATTCAGCCGGTGCGTTCTGATCTTGAGAAAAAAGAGGGACCTCTTTCTTTAACCATCCCTGACGATAAATGGTTCGGTCCCCTTCATCCTGATCAAAGTAACCTGTCCCCTTACTTTATTTCTTTTTTTGGTGGTATCGGGCTGGATGCAAATGGTGATGGGAAAGCCGATCCGAATGATCCTGAGGATATCTTTGGGTCAATGGCTGACTTTATTCAACAGTTTGACTCCTTCGAGCAGGCCATGACCTACTATTACGAAAGAAAAGAAAGCATCCGGCAGGTCATGACCATTTCTGAGATCTATCAGCACTTCAATTCACTCGATCTCTATCAGCACGTATTCCCTTTAGCTAAAAACTATGAATACAGTTACCGGAGTACATGGGGCGATAAACGGGGCTGGGGTGGCAGGAGAATGCACGAAGGAACGGACTTATTTGCCGGCTACGGGACACCTGTTCTTGCCACCACCTATGGCAAAATCGAAGAGCTGGGCTGGAATGATTATGGCGGCTGGCGTGTCGGCCTCCGTGATATTCACAACGTCTATCACTACTACGCCCACCTGTCCGGTTTTGAAAAAGGGTTAAAGAAAGGGAATTATGTAAAACCGGGTGATCGGTTAGGGTATGTCGGCAGCTCCGGTTACGGGAAAGAAGGAACAAGCGGCAAATTCCCTCCTCATATGCATTACGGACTGTATATGGAAAACGGCCGCACACAATGGGCATTTGATCCTTACCCGTCTTTAAAGGTATGGGAAAAGAATGATCAGCCTTAG
- a CDS encoding fatty acid desaturase, whose protein sequence is MTKQKIAELRKSVSPYEKTDLKASVRQMINTIPPFFILWFLAYQSLEISYLLTLGLGIIAAGFVVRIFIIFHDCCHGSFFKNKKLNNLVGTITGIITMFPYEKWKREHSIHHATSGNLDKRGTGDIWIMTVEEYKKASWKERLSYRLYRNPLVMFGLGPVYLFLVTNRMNRSDARKKERKNTYLTNISIVVLYTLMVLLVGWEAFLLVHGPIMFVSGMLGIWLFYVQHQFEDSYFEDESEWDYVKAAVDGSSYYKLPKVLQWVTGNIGYHHVHHLSPRVPNYHLEKAHESTPPLQKATTITMKSSLESIRFRLYDETRKTFVSFNEVKQQLKKEKMRLEMRRMQTKQ, encoded by the coding sequence ATGACGAAACAAAAGATTGCCGAGCTGCGTAAAAGTGTCTCTCCTTATGAAAAAACAGACTTAAAAGCAAGCGTCAGACAAATGATTAATACCATTCCACCGTTTTTTATATTATGGTTTTTAGCCTATCAGAGCCTTGAAATTTCTTATCTGCTGACATTAGGACTGGGGATCATTGCTGCAGGATTTGTAGTAAGAATTTTCATCATCTTCCATGACTGCTGTCACGGGTCATTTTTTAAAAACAAAAAGCTGAATAACCTCGTCGGTACCATCACCGGCATTATTACGATGTTTCCGTATGAAAAGTGGAAGCGTGAACACTCGATCCACCACGCAACGAGCGGAAATCTTGATAAGCGTGGAACAGGTGACATCTGGATCATGACAGTGGAAGAATACAAAAAGGCATCGTGGAAAGAACGTTTATCTTATCGCCTATACCGTAATCCACTAGTGATGTTTGGTCTTGGACCAGTGTATTTGTTCCTTGTTACGAACCGGATGAATCGTAGTGACGCAAGGAAAAAAGAGCGTAAAAATACGTATTTGACGAATATCTCAATTGTAGTGTTATATACATTGATGGTCCTTCTGGTCGGCTGGGAAGCGTTTCTGCTTGTACATGGCCCGATCATGTTCGTATCAGGGATGCTTGGCATCTGGCTGTTTTATGTACAGCATCAGTTCGAGGATTCTTACTTTGAAGACGAATCTGAATGGGATTATGTCAAAGCAGCGGTTGACGGCAGCTCCTATTACAAGCTTCCTAAAGTGCTTCAGTGGGTAACGGGCAACATCGGCTACCACCATGTGCACCATCTGAGCCCGAGAGTGCCGAACTACCATCTTGAAAAAGCACACGAATCAACACCGCCATTACAAAAAGCAACAACGATTACCATGAAATCAAGTCTCGAATCCATCCGCTTCCGTCTGTACGACGAAACGCGCAAAACCTTTGTCAGCTTTAATGAAGTCAAACAGCAGCTGAAAAAAGAAAAAATGCGCCTTGAAATGAGAAGGATGCAGACAAAACAATAA
- a CDS encoding sensor histidine kinase, with protein MQNWYNIFPKNTGLNIYIWIIFCMLPFYFIFRSSTWLEISVGVLMILIFFVSYRLTFLTKGWLNYVWVGIAIAISIAMTVLFGFVYFAIFLSFMIGTVQNKVGFFTLYGILVGSTIVTVNIAFFTQDQLFFTQFPFVFISVIGVILLPINSYNRMKRQKLEGQLEYAQKRISDLMVMEERQRIARDLHDTLGQKLSLIGLKSDLASKLLVANPESAKNELKDIHQTARTALKEVRELVSDMRGTKLEDEIYHIRELLNAARMKVEVKGDPALKNVPLLVENVVSMCVKEAVTNVVKHSSATQCQVEVQQLPKELRITVEDNGSGFSTDRFSEGNGIRGMRERLEFVNGSLDIKNGLGTTVIISVPTIVKHSSKEETG; from the coding sequence ATGCAAAACTGGTATAACATTTTCCCGAAGAATACAGGCTTGAATATTTATATATGGATTATTTTCTGTATGCTGCCGTTTTATTTTATTTTCAGGTCATCTACCTGGCTTGAGATTTCGGTCGGTGTTTTGATGATTTTGATTTTCTTTGTTTCCTACCGCCTGACTTTTTTGACGAAGGGCTGGCTGAATTATGTTTGGGTAGGAATTGCGATTGCGATCAGTATTGCGATGACGGTGCTGTTTGGCTTTGTTTATTTTGCGATATTTCTTTCTTTTATGATTGGTACGGTACAGAATAAGGTTGGTTTTTTTACACTTTACGGTATTTTGGTCGGCTCAACGATTGTGACGGTTAACATTGCTTTCTTCACGCAGGATCAGCTGTTTTTCACGCAGTTTCCGTTTGTGTTTATCAGTGTAATCGGTGTTATTTTACTGCCGATTAATTCGTATAACCGGATGAAGCGTCAGAAGCTCGAAGGTCAGCTGGAATACGCGCAGAAGCGGATTTCCGATCTGATGGTGATGGAGGAGCGTCAGCGGATAGCCCGTGACCTGCATGATACGCTCGGGCAGAAGCTATCGTTAATTGGTTTAAAAAGTGATCTGGCGAGTAAGCTGCTGGTTGCAAATCCTGAGTCTGCGAAAAATGAGCTGAAGGATATCCATCAGACAGCCCGCACCGCTTTAAAAGAAGTGCGTGAACTCGTGTCTGATATGAGGGGAACAAAGCTTGAAGATGAAATTTATCATATACGTGAACTGCTCAATGCGGCCAGAATGAAAGTGGAGGTGAAGGGAGATCCTGCTTTGAAAAACGTTCCGCTTTTAGTGGAGAATGTAGTGAGTATGTGTGTAAAAGAAGCTGTAACGAATGTGGTGAAACACAGCAGTGCTACTCAGTGCCAGGTAGAAGTACAACAGCTACCTAAGGAATTGCGCATCACAGTGGAGGATAACGGTAGCGGGTTTTCTACTGACCGTTTCTCAGAAGGTAACGGGATTCGCGGCATGAGGGAGCGACTGGAGTTTGTGAATGGATCGCTGGATATAAAAAATGGATTAGGCACGACGGTTATCATCAGTGTGCCAACCATTGTGAAGCACTCGTCTAAGGAGGAAACAGGATGA
- a CDS encoding response regulator transcription factor — MIRIVLAEDQTMLLGALGSLLDLEEDLQVVGKAKNGEEAIEMVRSLQPDVCIMDIEMPLKTGLDAAEELKDEPCKIIILTTFARPGYFERARNAGVSGYLLKDSPSEELARSIRTIMEGRRIYAPELVDMALTEPNPLTEREQEVMELIAEGKTTKEIAGTLFITNGTVRNYISVILDKLEVSNRIEAISRFREKGWFK, encoded by the coding sequence ATGATTCGGATTGTACTGGCGGAAGACCAAACGATGCTGCTTGGCGCGCTTGGTTCTCTGCTCGATTTAGAGGAGGATCTGCAGGTGGTCGGGAAAGCGAAAAATGGGGAAGAAGCCATTGAGATGGTTCGTTCGCTTCAGCCTGACGTCTGTATCATGGATATTGAAATGCCGTTAAAAACTGGACTTGATGCGGCTGAAGAGCTAAAGGATGAGCCGTGTAAAATCATCATTCTGACGACATTTGCCCGTCCGGGATATTTTGAACGGGCACGCAATGCAGGTGTCAGCGGGTATTTGCTGAAGGACAGTCCGAGTGAGGAGCTCGCGCGTTCGATCCGGACGATTATGGAAGGACGCAGAATTTATGCGCCGGAGCTCGTTGATATGGCGCTGACTGAACCGAATCCGCTGACGGAGCGGGAGCAGGAGGTCATGGAGCTGATTGCTGAGGGTAAAACGACGAAGGAAATTGCGGGCACATTGTTTATTACGAATGGAACGGTGCGGAATTATATTTCGGTGATCCTCGATAAGCTTGAGGTGTCGAACCGGATTGAAGCGATTTCGCGTTTTCGTGAGAAGGGCTGGTTTAAGTAG
- the cydD gene encoding thiol reductant ABC exporter subunit CydD, giving the protein MNELARYAREYKGTLILLVTIAILSGASIIAQAYFIVRIVDQIFLQDAGWNDVLPLFGWLAVALVARAMLTFASGRTGAWMAAKVKQTIREQLLAKYTRNPVQASLQGQSGRKISVMLDAVDEVDSYFSRYIPQVIQTSIVPLMILIVAFTQDLISALILMVTAPFIPLFFVIIGIKTQKKSEEQMGQLSAFSGTFLDTLQGLTTLKLFGQSKKQRDAIEDSSFKFRDATLEVLKVAFISSLMLEYISMLGVGLIALELGLRLVLFESVTFFTAFFLLVLAPEFYVAIRELGSAFHTGRGSMGAAALITSELDQKEDRVQWGERVLSGDQPPEIVFKDVQFQYGENGFKLGPLNAGISPFEKSALIGKSGSGKTTALHLLSGLVAPSDGTILVNNRPLSEYTEDSWFSKLSYISQQPFIFSGTLADNIAIGSNRHATREDIKLAAEKAGLGELIVSLEKGLDTPVGEAGRGLSGGEKQRLALARAFLKKPSVILFDEPTTGLDLKTERILTSSMKELGEHATVITVAHRLYTIRQADQILLLEDGTLSAKGTHDELLKSASYREMVNVQQGGVPQ; this is encoded by the coding sequence ATGAACGAATTGGCTCGTTATGCGAGAGAGTATAAGGGGACGCTTATTCTGCTGGTTACGATTGCGATTTTGTCTGGTGCGAGTATTATTGCACAGGCTTATTTTATCGTGCGGATTGTGGATCAGATTTTTCTGCAGGATGCCGGTTGGAATGATGTGTTGCCGTTGTTTGGCTGGCTTGCTGTTGCGCTTGTAGCCCGTGCGATGCTGACGTTTGCGAGTGGAAGAACGGGAGCGTGGATGGCTGCGAAGGTGAAACAGACGATCCGCGAGCAGCTGTTGGCTAAATATACGAGAAATCCTGTGCAGGCTTCTTTGCAGGGGCAGTCGGGAAGAAAGATCAGTGTGATGCTCGATGCGGTTGATGAGGTGGACAGCTATTTCAGCCGTTATATCCCGCAGGTGATCCAGACGTCGATTGTTCCGCTGATGATTTTGATTGTAGCTTTTACACAGGATTTAATTTCAGCGCTGATTCTGATGGTGACAGCGCCGTTTATCCCCCTGTTTTTTGTGATTATCGGAATTAAGACGCAGAAGAAATCTGAAGAGCAGATGGGACAGTTATCTGCTTTTTCCGGGACTTTTCTGGATACGCTTCAGGGACTGACAACGCTGAAGCTGTTTGGACAGTCTAAAAAACAGCGTGATGCGATTGAGGATAGCAGCTTTAAGTTCAGGGATGCCACGCTTGAGGTGTTGAAGGTGGCTTTCATTTCGTCACTGATGCTTGAGTATATTTCGATGCTTGGGGTTGGATTGATCGCGCTTGAACTTGGGTTGAGGCTCGTTCTTTTTGAAAGCGTGACCTTCTTTACGGCGTTTTTCCTGCTTGTTTTGGCGCCGGAATTTTATGTGGCGATTCGTGAGCTGGGTAGTGCTTTTCATACAGGACGCGGAAGTATGGGAGCCGCAGCGCTCATTACGTCTGAGCTTGATCAAAAAGAGGATCGGGTGCAGTGGGGAGAACGTGTTTTAAGCGGTGATCAGCCTCCTGAAATTGTTTTTAAGGATGTTCAATTCCAATATGGTGAAAACGGCTTTAAACTCGGTCCTCTTAACGCGGGCATATCACCCTTTGAAAAATCTGCGCTGATTGGAAAGAGTGGATCGGGTAAAACGACAGCACTGCATTTATTAAGTGGTCTTGTCGCACCTTCTGATGGGACGATATTGGTTAATAACCGCCCGTTAAGTGAATATACCGAGGATAGCTGGTTTTCTAAGCTGAGTTATATTTCCCAGCAGCCTTTTATTTTCTCTGGAACGCTTGCTGATAATATTGCGATCGGCAGCAACCGTCATGCAACTCGTGAGGACATTAAGCTCGCAGCTGAAAAGGCAGGTCTCGGGGAATTGATTGTATCACTTGAAAAAGGACTTGATACGCCTGTTGGTGAAGCGGGCAGAGGGCTGTCAGGAGGAGAAAAGCAGCGTCTTGCTTTAGCCAGAGCCTTTTTGAAAAAGCCATCTGTGATTCTTTTCGATGAACCTACGACGGGTCTTGATTTGAAAACAGAAAGAATTTTAACGTCGTCCATGAAGGAGCTGGGTGAGCACGCAACCGTCATCACAGTTGCTCACAGATTGTATACGATCCGTCAGGCTGATCAGATCTTACTGCTTGAGGACGGAACATTATCAGCAAAAGGAACGCATGATGAACTGCTGAAATCAGCTTCCTATCGCGAAATGGTCAATGTTCAGCAAGGAGGAGTACCTCAATGA
- the cydC gene encoding thiol reductant ABC exporter subunit CydC codes for MSDLRIVLKEIARERKDVWYSVLFGFLGGATTAGLFASSGYLISKAALVPPVYTLALMIAFLKVFGLAKAGSRYGERIYSHRATFNILARIRVNFFEKLEPLAPGIFQKFRSGDLLARIVGDVESLQNFFLRVYYPPVVLVLIFLSTMFFTAFYSIWISVLFLAGLLLTGLILPALFALRRKKLEEEVRETRAALSTDAAEVLYGFRDLKIYQQLVQKQEALRQSAASYVSNQEKTGSQGMLNQSFNQSAGLLVSWGVLAMSVYLAVNGELDALFLAMLVMLALTVFENATPMALLANHYEDSRHAAQRLNEVTDMKPAEAVEPFQSLEKTVLDLQFKDVSYTFEGESRPVVDSVSFSLPAGSKTAIVGASGSGKSTIFQLILGILRTDEGEVSIGGKNLKNVPSQEIWRHANVVMQENHFFFGTIRDNLMIAGEGLSDDELNEALHLMDLARFTLDDPVLEKGENLSGGERQRLAIARALLKGDRLWLLDEPTSSVDSVTENKVMSALFEKAENDTLLLISHRLTGLEQMDRILVMDHGKLVESGSYHELMEKKGVFFEMKQIEQEVFL; via the coding sequence ATGAGTGACCTGAGAATTGTGTTAAAGGAAATCGCCAGAGAGCGTAAGGATGTATGGTATTCAGTCCTGTTTGGCTTCCTTGGAGGTGCAACGACAGCTGGTCTGTTTGCCTCCAGTGGTTATTTGATTTCCAAAGCGGCACTAGTTCCGCCGGTGTATACTCTGGCTTTAATGATTGCCTTTTTAAAGGTATTCGGTCTTGCTAAAGCCGGTAGCCGATACGGGGAGCGCATATACTCGCACCGCGCGACGTTTAATATACTCGCCAGAATCAGGGTGAATTTCTTTGAAAAGCTTGAGCCGCTTGCACCGGGTATTTTTCAGAAATTCCGTAGCGGTGATCTTCTGGCAAGGATCGTTGGAGATGTGGAAAGTCTTCAGAACTTTTTTCTCCGCGTTTACTATCCGCCGGTTGTGCTTGTGCTGATCTTCCTCAGTACGATGTTTTTCACCGCTTTTTATTCGATCTGGATTTCGGTGCTGTTTTTGGCAGGATTGCTGTTAACAGGTCTGATTCTCCCGGCACTTTTTGCGTTGCGCCGCAAGAAGCTTGAAGAAGAGGTGAGAGAGACGCGCGCTGCGTTATCAACCGATGCGGCTGAAGTGCTGTATGGTTTCAGGGATCTGAAAATTTATCAGCAGCTGGTTCAAAAGCAGGAAGCATTAAGACAGTCTGCTGCTTCCTATGTCAGCAACCAGGAAAAAACGGGCAGTCAGGGGATGCTGAATCAGTCGTTTAACCAGTCTGCCGGATTGCTTGTGTCTTGGGGTGTGCTTGCGATGAGTGTGTATCTGGCGGTTAACGGAGAGCTGGATGCACTGTTTCTCGCCATGCTCGTCATGCTTGCACTGACTGTTTTTGAAAATGCGACGCCGATGGCTTTGTTGGCCAATCACTATGAAGATAGTCGTCATGCGGCTCAGCGGTTAAATGAGGTAACGGATATGAAGCCGGCTGAAGCCGTTGAACCTTTTCAGTCACTGGAAAAAACGGTATTAGATCTTCAGTTCAAGGACGTATCCTACACATTTGAAGGGGAATCGCGTCCGGTTGTTGATTCTGTCAGCTTTTCACTTCCAGCCGGTTCAAAAACAGCGATTGTCGGGGCCAGCGGATCAGGTAAGTCGACCATTTTCCAACTCATTCTCGGCATTCTCCGGACAGATGAGGGGGAGGTATCGATTGGCGGGAAGAATCTCAAAAATGTTCCGTCACAAGAGATTTGGCGTCACGCCAATGTGGTGATGCAGGAGAACCATTTCTTCTTTGGAACGATCCGTGATAATCTGATGATAGCAGGAGAGGGGCTTTCGGACGATGAGCTGAATGAAGCGCTGCACTTAATGGATCTGGCACGCTTTACGCTTGATGATCCTGTACTTGAAAAAGGTGAAAACCTGTCAGGTGGGGAGCGTCAACGGCTGGCCATTGCCAGGGCGCTGCTGAAAGGGGATCGTCTGTGGCTGCTTGATGAGCCGACTTCATCAGTTGACAGCGTGACGGAAAATAAGGTCATGTCAGCCTTATTTGAGAAAGCTGAAAATGATACACTGCTTTTGATCAGTCACCGTTTAACAGGACTTGAACAGATGGATCGCATTCTCGTTATGGATCATGGAAAGCTTGTGGAGTCGGGTTCGTATCACGAGCTGATGGAGAAAAAAGGTGTGTTTTTTGAAATGAAACAAATTGAGCAGGAAGTGTTTTTATAG
- a CDS encoding ATP-dependent helicase produces the protein MADYFERKRKEIGVNLNNVQKKAVLHGDGPLLLLASPGSGKTTTIMMRIGHLIEERGVDPARIKGVTFSKAAADDMKQRFTKMFPALPEVDFSTIHSLAFSVVRDYLKKQRRSWKLIEGPVEDPADFAGNKKMLLRNLFQRFNKENITDDQLEELTNYISFIKNKLVPRAKWNTVKCEVKQAAEIAEEYERVKQQNPDQLMLDYDDMLTFALEAFKSDASLLKSYQSRFDHVLTDESQDTSLVQHAIVEKLVERHQNLCVVADDDQSIYTWRAAEPQYLLDFKKVYPQAEVLMMEQNYRSTPEVVNAANEFIKHNKNRYEKNMFTENEEGEAVRIRVFPDYEDQAAYLAQELAKLENYRDAAVLYRTNSSSILIMNELERAQIPFYMKDSDVRFFSHWIVEDILNFMRLTFNDTKVELFEKISTKCLGYVTRQQLFELKKQPEEGSVFDRLLQLNSLKDYQKKQLNGLKRAFDRMKGGEPYRVIRMIREQAGYDRALEKMSENLGFSLEYLHDVLGTLEQIAQKETGMVAFANRLKHLESLLKTSKFNKHQNAVTLSTLHSSKGLEFKKVYMLDLISDVIPSKNDEKEQKAGNREPIEEAARLFYVGMTRAEEELELLSYRNRAGNTTRPSPFLLRVNEIIHPAEEQQQIEESRIPQNPNAIRKVSDLEVGRFVKHRVFGKGRIEGFTEDGLEIKFSKGTKRLALDLCLTMGLLEPAE, from the coding sequence ATGGCAGATTATTTTGAGAGAAAGCGGAAGGAAATCGGTGTGAACCTGAACAATGTGCAGAAGAAGGCAGTGCTGCATGGGGATGGTCCGTTACTCCTTCTGGCCTCACCCGGTTCAGGGAAAACAACAACGATTATGATGAGAATAGGACACCTGATTGAAGAGCGGGGTGTGGATCCGGCAAGAATCAAGGGAGTCACCTTCAGTAAAGCTGCTGCAGATGATATGAAGCAGCGTTTTACAAAAATGTTCCCAGCCCTTCCGGAAGTCGACTTTTCAACAATCCACAGTCTGGCGTTTTCAGTTGTCAGAGACTATTTAAAAAAGCAGAGGCGTTCATGGAAGCTGATCGAAGGGCCCGTTGAAGACCCGGCAGATTTTGCAGGGAATAAAAAAATGCTGCTGCGCAATCTGTTTCAGCGTTTCAATAAAGAAAATATCACGGATGATCAGCTTGAAGAACTGACGAACTATATCAGTTTTATCAAAAATAAGCTTGTGCCGCGGGCTAAATGGAATACTGTGAAATGCGAAGTAAAGCAGGCTGCTGAGATTGCAGAAGAATATGAACGTGTGAAGCAGCAGAATCCGGATCAGCTGATGCTTGATTATGATGACATGCTGACGTTTGCCTTAGAGGCATTTAAATCAGATGCTTCACTATTGAAAAGCTACCAGTCCCGATTTGATCACGTTTTAACGGATGAAAGTCAGGACACCTCACTCGTTCAGCATGCGATTGTGGAAAAGCTGGTTGAGCGGCATCAGAATTTGTGTGTGGTGGCGGATGACGATCAGTCAATCTACACGTGGAGAGCGGCTGAACCCCAGTATTTGCTGGATTTTAAAAAAGTATATCCGCAGGCGGAAGTGCTGATGATGGAGCAGAATTACCGCTCCACACCTGAGGTTGTCAACGCGGCCAATGAATTTATCAAGCATAATAAAAACCGTTATGAAAAAAATATGTTCACTGAAAATGAAGAGGGAGAGGCGGTCCGGATCAGAGTGTTCCCGGATTATGAGGACCAGGCAGCGTATCTCGCACAGGAGCTTGCCAAGCTTGAAAACTACCGTGATGCAGCCGTCCTTTACCGTACAAACAGTTCCTCGATTTTAATTATGAATGAGCTTGAACGCGCGCAGATTCCATTTTATATGAAGGATTCAGATGTGCGTTTCTTCAGTCACTGGATCGTGGAGGACATTCTGAACTTTATGCGGCTGACCTTTAACGATACAAAGGTGGAGCTGTTTGAAAAAATCTCGACGAAATGCCTCGGTTATGTCACCCGTCAGCAGCTGTTTGAGCTGAAAAAACAGCCTGAGGAAGGATCAGTTTTTGACCGGCTGCTTCAGTTGAACTCCTTAAAGGACTACCAGAAAAAGCAGCTGAATGGATTAAAGCGGGCGTTTGACAGGATGAAGGGTGGAGAGCCGTACCGCGTGATCCGGATGATCCGCGAGCAGGCGGGATACGACCGGGCGCTTGAAAAGATGAGCGAAAATCTCGGTTTCTCATTGGAATATCTTCATGATGTGCTCGGCACCCTTGAACAGATTGCGCAGAAGGAAACCGGAATGGTCGCCTTTGCAAACCGCCTGAAGCATCTCGAATCCCTTTTAAAAACGTCGAAATTTAATAAACATCAGAATGCGGTGACCTTATCCACGCTCCACAGCTCAAAGGGGCTGGAGTTTAAAAAGGTGTATATGCTCGATTTGATCAGTGATGTCATCCCTTCTAAAAATGATGAAAAAGAGCAGAAGGCCGGGAACCGTGAGCCGATTGAAGAAGCGGCACGACTGTTTTATGTCGGCATGACCCGAGCGGAGGAGGAGCTTGAGCTGCTTTCCTACAGAAACCGGGCCGGTAATACAACCAGACCCTCACCGTTCTTGCTCCGGGTAAATGAAATCATTCATCCAGCGGAGGAACAGCAGCAAATCGAAGAGTCACGAATCCCGCAAAACCCAAATGCGATCAGGAAAGTATCAGATCTTGAGGTAGGCCGTTTTGTGAAGCACCGCGTATTTGGAAAAGGAAGAATAGAAGGATTTACAGAAGACGGACTCGAAATAAAGTTCTCGAAAGGAACAAAAAGACTGGCACTGGACTTATGTTTAACGATGGGACTGCTCGAACCTGCAGAATAA